The Vigna unguiculata cultivar IT97K-499-35 chromosome 6, ASM411807v1, whole genome shotgun sequence genome contains a region encoding:
- the LOC114187163 gene encoding uncharacterized protein LOC114187163, giving the protein MAVNNRCFVEWKEQFVSQERGNRVVHYYLKDAAGESILAVVGTERSVRHMCYVVAEEFLEICGKEGSIPTGFKWRSRREVVDWLTSTLSKQNLQGDRSVSPGHNLVQAHETTNDSINEITGARITDDKDFPMSNSKLSNSDIVWSGVAWRCGKQLKHFPAFWRNGIKIEIQSFVFVMGKGENHYIAYVEDMYEDRRGQKKVKVRWFHHNQEVKGVVPVRNPHPREVFITPCSQVISAECVDGPATVLTREHYEKCMSFFSPTSRDRTHLCFRQFRSNKVKPFDLSKLRGYYAQPILSYLHLDSIQNPEKLAGENEDLTAGDDVKVGTKRSRSDKGSPQSWISQQGVRKLMRSKQMMVYKTFQVANYARPERRLLSRKQVECEPWSIHKYKVDDKIELLCQDSGIRGCWFRCTVVQVARKQLKVQYEDVQDEDGNGNLEEWVPAFKCARPDKLGMRHSGRPTIRPTPTLEEQELAVEVGHAVDAWWSDGWWEGVVTRIDHCGDESVQVYFPGECLLMEVCKKDLRISRDWLGDSWINIKAKPEITTTIFFTPNNSFNTKLSVSPSMDKVADTVGFGNFCHGDPFSKKCDEVAIEDQKNVSCEGFTEDGVSVPDNKPSSEKNTEADNIEIHGCCDEHDKVNSDDDSMKNGDNNNNNGNNKDMKVFETSGSDCEPVEVMEVGV; this is encoded by the exons ATGGCCGTGAACAATCGCTGTTTTGTGGAATGGAAAGAGCAATTTGTTTCACAGGAGCGTGGTAATCGTGTGGTTCACTATTACCTGAAGGATGCTGCTGGAGAATCTATCCTTGCAGTGGTTGGTACTGAGAGGAGTGTTAGGCACATGTGCTATGTTGTTGCTGAGGAGTTCCTTGAAATTTGTGGTAAGGAAGGTTCCATTCCAACTGGTTTCAAATGGAGATCTAGAAGAGAGGTGGTGGATTGGCTGACATCAACGCTATCAAAGCAGAACCTGCAGGGAGATAGAAGTG TATCACCTGGTCATAACTTGGTTCAAGCTCATGAGACCACAAATGATAGTATCAATGAAATTACTGGAGCACGAATAACAGATGATAAG GACTTTCCTATGAGTAACTCCAAATTATCCAATTCAGACATTGTTTGGTCAGGAGTTGCGTGGAGATGTGGCAAACAACTTAAGCATTTTCCTGCTTTTTGGAGGAATGGCATCAAAATAGAG ATTCAatcctttgtttttgttatggGAAAGGGAGAGAATCATTATATTGCTTATGTAGAGGATATGTATGAAGACAGAAGGGGGCAGAAAAAGGTCAAGGTGAGGTGGTTTCACCATAATCAGGAAGTCAAGGGTGTAGTTCCTGTACGAAATCCTCACCCTCGAGAAGTTTTTATCACACCTTGTTCTCAAGTTATTAGTGCAGAGTGCGTAGATGGTCCTGCCACAGTCTTGACTCGTGAACACTATGAAAAGTGCATGTCTTTTTTTTCGCCCACTTCAAGGGACAGAACACATTTGTGCTTTAGGCAATTTAGAAGCAACAAAGTTAAGCCCTTTGACTTGAGTAAACTGCGTGGCTACTATGCCCAACCAATTCTTTCTTACTTGCACCTGGATTCAATTCAGAACCCTGAGAAGCTTGCAGGAGAAAATGAAGATTTGACTGCAGGTGATGATGTGAAGGTAGGAACCAAGAGGAGCAGAAGTGATAAGGGGTCACCTCAGTCTTGGATAAGTCAACAGGGAGTTAGGAAATTGATGAGAAGTAAGCAAATGATGGTATACAAAACCTTCCAGGTTGCAAATTATGCACGACCAGAAAGGAGACTGCTTTCTCGGAAGCAGGTTGAGTGTGAACCTTGGTCTATTCACAAATACAAGGTTGATGACAAGATTGAGTTGCTTTGTCAAGATAGTGGCATCAGAGGCTGCTGGTTCAGGTGTACAGTTGTTCAGGTAGCCCGGAAACAGCTGAAAGTCCAATATGAAGATGTCcaggatgaagatggaaatggAAATCTGGAG GAATGGGTGCCTGCTTTCAAGTGTGCCAGGCCTGATAAACTTGGGATGAGGCATTCTGGCCGGCCCACCATAAGACCTACTCCAACTCTTGAGGAACAAGAACTGGCTGTTGAGGTTGGACATGCAGTTGATGCATGGTGGAGTGACGGCTGGTGGGAAGGGGTTGTAACTAGAATTGATCACTGTGGAGATGAAAGTGTTCAAGTATACTTTCCTG GGGAATGCCTGTTGATGGAAGTGTGCAAGAAGGATTTAAGAATATCTAGAGATTGGTTAGGGGACAGTTGGATTAACATTAAGGCAAAACCTGAAATAACTACAACTATATTCTTCACTCCTAATAATAGCTTTAACACAAAGCTTTCTGTGTCCCCATCAATGGACAAAGTTGCGGACACtgttggttttggtaatttttgtCATGGTGATCCTTTTAGTAAGAAGTGTGATGAAGTGGCTATTGAGGACCAGAAAAATGTGTCTTGTGAGGGCTTCACTGAAGATGGGGTCTCTGTCCCGGATAATAAACCCTCTTCAGAAAAAAACACTGAAGCTGATAATATTGAGATACATGGCTGTTGTGATGAGCATGACAAAGTTAACAGTGATGATGATAGTATGAAGAATggagataataataataataatggtaataATAAAGATATGAAGGTGTTTGAAACTTCTGGATCGGACTGTGAACCTGTAGAAGTCATGGAAGTGGGtgtataa
- the LOC114188493 gene encoding cytochrome b561 and DOMON domain-containing protein At5g47530-like, whose translation MMQNHQTLQKTRYRTSTLRSHRAIDSLARDATPVDITPAYVAPPLTFAEAYLFSNNINYAACEDLPVLESSLHWNYHPASGVVDVAFNKANAKDSSWVAWAINPTSKGMLGSQSFVAVHKSNATIRAYTSPITSYATILQEGNLSFSVYNLSASYTNGRIIIFASFQLPSNKTVVNHAWQEGLVSDDGTLRPHSFSPSNLRSYGTIDFISGKVSKATEGVNSRTMLRNVHGILNTVSWGIMMPIGVMMGRYLKVFDGLGGTWFHLHRACQSLAFLIAIAGFGSGLYIGNHNGVHHVPHRCVGITLMCLASAQVCVAVFLRPKKDHKYRIFWNIFHYIVGYTTIGLAIWNVLKGFDILNAEKMWKKSYLGTIISLATIAVILEVITWIWVCNKKRTKNSQDRAVIGQQQT comes from the exons ATGATGCAAAACCACCAAACCTTGCAAAAAACCAGATATCGAACGTCTACACTTCGCAGCCATCGTGCCATTGATTCCCTTGCTAGAGACGCAACACCCGTCGACATAACACCTGCTTACGTAGCACCTCCATTGACTTTTGCTGAAGCATATCT GTTTTCGAACAACATCAACTACGCAGCTTGTGAGGATTTGCCTGTTCTTGAATCGTCATTGCATTGGAACTATCATCCAGCGTCAGGTGTAGTGGATGTTGCATTCAACAAGGCCAACGCAAAGGATTCAAGTTGGGTTGCATGGGCCATCAACCCTACCTCAAAGGGCATGCTGGGTTCACAATCATTCGTCGCAGTTCATAAATCAAATGCCACCATCAGAGCATACACATCGCCAATAACCAGTTATGCAACAATACTACAAGAGGGTAATCTCAGTTTTTCAGTTTACAACCTTTCTGCGTCATACACAAATGGTCGCATCATCATCTTCGCAAGTTTTCAACTTCCCTCCAACAAGACTGTGGTGAACCATGCTTGGCAAGAGGGTTTGGTTTCTGATGATGGCACTCTCAGGCCCCACTCTTTCTCACCCTCTAATCTTCGATCCTACGGAACCATTGATTTCATATCCGGCAAGGTTTCTAAAGCCACTGAAGGCGTGAACTCACGAACCATGTTGAGAAAC GTTCATGGAATATTGAATACCGTGAGTTGGGGAATAATGATGCCGATTGGAGTGATGATGGGTCGTTACTTGAAGGTGTTTGATGGCTTGGGAGGCACTTGGTTTCACTTGCATCGAGCATGCCAATCACTGGCCTTCTTGATCGCCATTGCTGGGTTTGGGAGTGGTTTGTATATTGGAAATCACAATGGGGTTCATCATGTTCCTCATCGATGCGTTGGAATCACTCTAATGTGTCTTGCGTCTGCACAAGTTTGTGTTGCTGTGTTTTTGAGGCCTAAGAAGGATCACAAGTACAGAATATTTTGGAACATTTTTCATTACATAGTTGGTTACACAACTATTGGCTTGGCCATATGGAATGTGTTGAAAGGTTTTGACATTTTGAATGCTGAAAAGATGTGGAAGAAGAGCTATTTGGGCACAATCATATCACTGGCTACCATTGCTGTCATTTTGGAAGTTATAACATGGATTTGGGTTTGCAACAAGAAGAGGACCAAGAACTCTCAGGACCGTGCTGTCATTGGTCAACAACAGACATAG
- the LOC114187169 gene encoding uncharacterized protein LOC114187169: MNVGDLNNVWEIRALKRKPAAEEATKMLEKIAKQVQPIMRKHKWRVKILSEFCPGNPSLLGVNVGAGIHVKLRLRKPNRDLDFYPFNQVLDTMLHELCHNAHGPHNANFYKLWDELRKECEELMAKGITGAGQGFDLPGRRLGGYSRQPPLPSLRKTALEAAEKRARLGSLLPSGPKRIGGNSIIMKALSPAQAAAMAAEQRLQDEIWCGSQSSAHLDKEDVDYDDAENIVHKGENVGTSRLPDNSTLPSKLLSRKRSQDTSSSLLGSSSSSSELIDLTMDTPKRGSKRSCCGSETISHSQSNFHEGPSSANLSSVSVSGDSRTFRSDESGMWECTMCTLLNNKLAPICELCGTHQPKDVSTKYNSWSCKFCTLENNVKLDKCSACDQWRYSCGPPVSTLAPNVGT; this comes from the exons ATGAACGTGGGCGACCTCAACAATGTATGGGAAATCAGAGCTCTGAAGAGGAAACCCGCGGCAGAAGAAGCGACGAAGATGTTGGAGAAGATCGCTAAACAGGTCCAACCCATCATGCGCAAACACAAATGGAGGGTCAAGATCCTCTCTGAATTTTG CCCAGGAAATCCATCTCTCCTGGGAGTGAATGTTGGAGCTGGTATACATGTGAAGTTGCGGTTACGGAAGCCAAACAGGGATTTGGACTTCTACCCATTTAATCAAGTTCTTGATACGATGCTTCATGAGCTTTGCCATAATGCCCATGGCCCTCATAATGCCAACTTCTACAAGCTTTGGGACGAGCTTAGAAAG GAATGTGAAGAGTTGATGGCTAAGGGAATAACTGGCGCAGGACAGGGTTTTGACCTTCCAGGAAGGCGTTTAGGTGGTTATTCCCGGCAACCTCCACTTCCATCCCTCCGTAAAACTGCACTGGAAGCTGCAGAAAAGAGAGCACGATTGGGATCTCTTCTTCCATCTGGACCAAAACGTATTGGTGGTAATAGTATTATAATGAAAGCCCTTAGTCCAGCACAAGCTGCTGCAATGGCTGCAGAACAGAGATTGCAGGATGAAATATGGTGTGGTTCTCAATCTTCCGCACATTTGGATAAGGAAGATGTTGACTATGATGATGCTGAGAACATTGTGCATAAGGGGGAAAATGTGGGAACCTCAAGACTACCAGATAATTCTACTCTACCATCAAAGCTCTTATCTCGAAAAAGAAGTCAGGATACCTCGTCAAGTTTACTTGGCTCATCATCTAGTAGTTCTGAATTAATAGATTTGACTATGGACACACCAAAAAGGGGATCTAAACGAAGTTGCTGTGGATCGGAAACCATTTCACATTCTCAATCCAATTTTCATGAAGGACCTAGTTCGGCAAATTTATCAAGTGTGTCTGTATCTGGTGATAGTAGAACATTTCGTTCTGATGAATCTGGAATGTGGGAATGTACGATGTGCACCCTATTGAACAAC AAATTGGCTCCCATTTGTGAATTGTGCGGCACTCACCAGCCAAAAGATGTTAGTACCAAATACAACAGTTGGTCTTGCAAATTCTGTACGTTGGAGAACAATGTGAAGTTGGATAAGTGCTCTGCCTGTGATCAATGGAGATACTCTTGTGGTCCACCAGTGTCAACCCTGGCACCTAACGTTGGTACATAG
- the LOC114186612 gene encoding cytochrome b561 and DOMON domain-containing protein At5g47530-like: MSSIGNTIFLFLTFLVASIVPTISQSCNSYRFSNNINYAACEDLSVLESSLHWNYHPASGVVDVAFNKANAKDSSWVAWAINPTSKGMLGSQSFVAVHKSNATIRAYTSITSYATMLEEGDLSFSVYSLSASYTNGRIIIFASFQLPSNKTVMNHASQEGLVSDDDTLMPHSFSSSNLQSHGTIDFISGKVSKPNGDVNSRATLGNVRNNLNPHGIMMPIGVMVSRYLKVFDGLGDTWFHLHRPCQSLAFFIAIVGFGSGLYIGNHYGVHHAPLRCVGITLMCLASAQICVAVFSGLNKDHKYKTFWNILRYIVGYTTIALTIWNVLKGFEILNVDNVWKNSYLGIMISLGAIIVVLEVITWIWICDEETTTDS; encoded by the coding sequence ATGAGCTCCATTGGAAATACAATATTCTTATTCTTAACATTTTTAGTTGCTAGCATTGTCCCTACCATCTCACAATCATGCAACTCATACAGGTTTTCAAACAACATCAACTATGCAGCTTGTGAGGATTTGTCTGTTCTTGAATCGTCATTGCATTGGAACTATCATCCTGCGTCAGGTGTAGTGGATGTTGCATTCAACAAGGCCAACGCAAAGGATTCAAGTTGGGTTGCATGGGCCATCAACCCTACCTCAAAGGGCATGCTGGGTTCACAATCATTCGTCGCAGTTCATAAATCAAATGCCACCATCAGAGCATACACATCGATAACCAGTTATGCAACAATGCTAGAAGAGGGTGATCTCAGTTTTTCAGTTTACAGCCTTTCTGCGTCATACACAAATGGTCGCATCATCATCTTCGCAAGTTTTCAACTTCCCTCCAACAAGACTGTGATGAACCATGCTTCGCAAGAGGGTTTGGTTTCTGATGATGACACTCTCATGCCTCACTCTTTCTCAAGCTCTAATCTCCAATCCCATGGAACCATCGATTTCATATCCGGCAAGGTTTCTAAACCCAATGGAGACGTGAACTCACGAGCCACATTGGGAAACGTAAGAAATAATTTGAATCCTCATGGAATAATGATGCCAATTGGAGTGATGGTGAGTCGTTACTTGAAGGTGTTTGATGGTTTGGGAGACACATGGTTTCACTTGCATCGACCATGCCAATCATTGGCCTTCTTCATCGCCATTGTTGGGTTTGGGAGTGGCTTGTACATTGGAAATCACTATGGGGTTCATCATGCTCCTCTTCGATGCGTTGGAATCACTCTAATGTGTCTTGCATCCGCACAAATTTGTGTTGCTGTGTTTTCTGGGCTTAACAAGGATCATAAGTACAAAACATTTTGGAACATTCTTCGTTACATAGTTGGTTACACAACTATTGCCTTGACCATATGGAAtgttttgaaaggttttgagATTTTGAATGTTGATAATGTGTGGAAGAATAGTTATTTGGGCATAATGATATCTTTGGGCGCCATTATTGTCGTTTTGGAGGTCATAACATGGATTTGGATTTGCGATGAGGAGACAACTACAGACTCTTAG